From a single Pseudoliparis swirei isolate HS2019 ecotype Mariana Trench chromosome 12, NWPU_hadal_v1, whole genome shotgun sequence genomic region:
- the LOC130202570 gene encoding potassium voltage-gated channel subfamily F member 1-like, with protein sequence MWGIQRSRYGDCNGSEASEETEIVVNIGGVKQVLFGDVLNRYPDTRLAELVDCSLKSSEEISSLCDDYDPDTGEFYFDRDPEAFKCITELYLYGEIHMKRGICPICFMKEMEFWKIDSDFLDDCCKCHLKEVEDELAEIAEKVKTILVDRDGDPSAAGWQRFQMCLWRLMEKPESSLPARTIAIVSFIFILVSSVVMCIGTLPDLQVEDSEGNLTENPTLEVIETVCIGWFTIEYILRLISSPNKIKFVLAFMNIVDFMAIMPFFVVLMLSSFGTGVMELANVQQAVQALRIMRIARIFKLARHSAGLQTLTSALKSSFKELGLLLMYMGVGVFLFSALGYTMEQNHPETLFTSIPQSFWWAVITMTTVGYGDVYPKTTLGRCNAALSFLCGVIAIALPIHPIINNFVLFYNKQQVLETAAQHEIELMALRSGEQEAAPGAQTHACIAGVWDSAMHSCHSDTHSPLLKDPRRGAGIQAPSMDTSFESTAEVTDYFIS encoded by the coding sequence ATGTGGGGGATCCAGCGGAGTCGATATGGAGACTGCAACGGCTCTGAAGCCAGCGAAGAGACCGAGATTGTTGTGAACATCGGCGGCGTGAAACAGGTGTTATTCGGGGACGTGTTGAATCGCTACCCGGACACTCGGCTGGCAGAACTGGTCGACTGCTCACTGAAGTCGTCCGAAGAGATTTCCTCACTATGTGACGACTACGATCCTGACACGGGAGAATTTTACTTTGACAGAGACCCCGAAGCATTTAAGTGTATAACTGAGCTGTATTTGTATGGAGAGATCCACATGAAGCGAGGCATCTGTCCAATTTGTTTCATGAAGGAGATGGAGTTCTGGAAGATCGACTCGGATTTCCTGGACGACTGTTGTAAATGCCACCTGAAGGAGGTAGAGGATGAACTCGCAGAGATCGCAGAGAAAGTGAAAACGATCCTAGTGGACCGAGACGGAGATCCGTCTGCAGCAGGCTGGCAACGCTTCCAGATGTGCCtctggaggctgatggagaaACCGGAGTCATCGCTGCCTGCGCGCACGATCGCCATCGTTTCTTTCATtttcatcctcgtctcctccgtggTGATGTGTATCGGGACCCTCCCcgacctgcaggtggaggactCGGAGGGTAACCTCACGGAGAACCCAACTCTGGAGGTCATCGAGACGGTGTGCATCGGCTGGTTCACTATTGAATACATCCTGCGTTTGATCTCCtccccaaataaaataaaattcgtCCTAGCTTTTATGAACATCGTCGACTTCATGGCGATTATGCCCTTCTTCGTTGTGCTCATGCTGAGCTCCTTCGGCACAGGAGTGATGGAGCTGGCTAACGTGCAGCAGGCGGTGCAGGCTTTACGCATAATGCGCATTGCGCGCATTTTCAAGCTGGCTCGCCATTCCGCTGGACTCCAGACCCTCACATCTGCCCTGAAGAGCAGCTTTAAAGAGCTCGGACTGCTCCTCATGTACATGGGCGTGGGGGTCTTCCTTTTCTCCGCATTGGGCTACACCATGGAGCAGAACCACCCGGAAACCCTGTTCACCAGCATCCCGCAGTCGTTCTGGTGGGCTGTGATCACCATGACCACGGTGGGCTATGGAGACGTCTACCCCAAGACCACTCTAGGTCGATGTAACGCGGCCCTAAGCTTTCTGTGCGGGGTGATTGCCATAGCGCTGCCTATACACCCCATCATCAACAATTTCGTCTTGTTCTACAACAAGCAACAGGTGCTGGAGACCGCTGCCCAGCATGAGATTGAACTGATGGCACTGCGCTCCGGGGAGCAGGAGGCTGCGCCCGGCGCGCAGACACACGCGTGCATCGCAGGTGTCTGGGACAGCGCCATGCACTCCTGTCACAGCGACACCCACAGCCCCTTACTGAAAGATCCCAGAAGAGGAGCCGGGATTCAGGCCCCCAGCATGGACACAAGCTTTGAAAGCACAGCCGAGGTCACTGACTATTTCATCTCTTAA